In a genomic window of Cynocephalus volans isolate mCynVol1 chromosome 1, mCynVol1.pri, whole genome shotgun sequence:
- the PROKR2 gene encoding prokineticin receptor 2 encodes MAAQNGNTSFAPNFNPPQDHTTSLPFNFSYGDYDLPLDEDEDMTKTRTFFAAKIVIGVALAGIMLVCGIGNFVFIAALARYKKLRNLTNLLIANLAISDFLVAIVCCPFEMDYYVVRQLSWEHGHMLCASVNYLRTVSLYVSTNALLAIAIDRYLAIVHPLKPRMNYHTASLLIALVWAVSILIAVPSAYFATETVLFIVRNQEKIFCGQIWPVDQQPYYRSYFLFLFGLEFVGPVVAMAVCYARISRELWFKAVPGVQTEQARRRLRGRRRTVLLLVAVLAAYVLCWAPFYGFALVRDFFPAVFVKEKHYLTAFYVVQCLAMSNSMINTVCFVTVKNNTVQYFKKMMRLHWRPPHPGSKSSADLDLQTGAVPATEEVDCIRLK; translated from the exons ATGGCAGCCCAGAATGGAAACACTAGCTTTGCACCCAACTTTAATCCACCCCAAGACCATACCACTTCCCTTCCCTTCAACTTCAGTTACGGTGATTACGACCTCCCTCTGGATGAGGACGAGGACATGACCAAGACCCGGACCTTCTTTGCAGCCAAGATTGTCATCGGTGTGGCATTGGCAGGCATCATGCTGGTCTGCGGCATCGGCAACTTTGTCTTCATTGCTGCCCTCGCCCGCTACAAGAAGCTGCGCAACCTCACCAACCTGCTCATTGCTAACCTGGCCATCTCTGACTTCCTGGTGGCCATCGTCTGCTGCCCCTTTGAGATGGACTACTATGTGGTGCGCCAGCTCTCCTGGGAGCATGGTCACATGCTCTGTGCCTCTGTCAACTACCTGCGCACCGTCTCCCTCTACGTCTCCACCAATGCCCTGCTGGCCATCGCTATCGACAG GTACCTGGCCATCGTTCACCCCCTGAAGCCCCGGATGAACTACCACACGGCCTCCCTCCTGATCGCCCTGGTGTGGGCGGTGTCCATCCTCATCGCCGTCCCCTCGGCCTACTTCGCCACAGAAACCGTCCTCTTCATCGTCAGAAACCAGGAGAAGATCTTCTGCGGCCAGATCTGGCCTGTGGACCAGCAGCCCTACTACAGGTCctacttcctcttcctcttcgGCCTGGAGTTCGTGGGCCCCGTGGTGGCCATGGCCGTGTGCTACGCCCGGATCTCGCGCGAGCTGTGGTTCAAGGCGGTGCCCGGGGTGCAGACGGAGCAGGCGCGCAGGCGGCTGCGCGGCCGCCGCAGGACGGTGCTGCTGCTCGTGGCCGTGCTGGCCGCCTACGTGCTGTGCTGGGCGCCCTTCTACGGCTTCGCCCTCGTGCGCGACTTCTTCCCCGCCGTGTTCGTCAAGGAGAAGCACTACCTGACCGCCTTCTACGTGGTCCAGTGCCTCGCCATGAGCAACAGCATGATCAACACCGTGTGCTTCGTCACCGTCAAGAACAACACCGTGCAGTATTTCAAGAAGATGATGCGGCTCCACTGGCGTCCCCCGCACCCGGGGAGCAAGTCCAGTGCCGACCTCGACCTCCAGACCGGTGCGGTGCCCGCCACGGAAGAGGTGGACTGTATCAGGCTGAAGTGA